DNA sequence from the Marinilongibacter aquaticus genome:
TGCTCATGAACGATCCTGAAACTGAAGCCATCGTAATGATTGGTGAAATCGGCGGAAACTACGAAGCCGAAGCTTCACGTTATATCAAAGCCGCCGGAAACCCCAAACCTGTTGTAGGTTTCATCGCAGGCCAAACGGCTCCGAAAGGAAAGCGTATGGGCCACGCGGGTGCAATCATTGGCGGTGCAGACGATACGGCCGCAGCCAAAATGAAGATCATGGCCGAATGCGGAATCCATGTAGTGGAATCTCCTGCTGAAATTGGCGAAACTATGTTGAAAGCTTTGGGTAAATAATTTGCCCAAAAATAAATACCAAAGGAAACGGTGAGGTTGAATACTTCACCGTTTTTTATGCATAACGGTGACGTCTGTGCATTCTTCTCATCCGGCGGTAGCGGGTTTCGTTTTTGCCATCAACACGAGAGGCTACAGCCCAAATCGCGGCAGGAATCCACCCCAAAATTGTGATTTGCAAGAACAAACACAGAAAACCACTCAAGAATTTTCCGCGAAGAAAGAAAGACAACCAAGGTACAAGAACGGCTATAAGTAACATTGCTTTTTATTTTTTTCAATATCCAAAATTTGCCAAAAAACGTATACACGTCCATCATTTATTGATAAACGGCAATCTTTGTATATGCAATGCCCCAATTTGTGTTGTTTTGGAAAACCCTTAAAACACTTCTTTGGCCACGGCCATTGTGGTGGTCGACTTACTCATGGTATAAAAATGCAAAGCGGGCACACCAAACTCTTTCAACTCCTTACACTGAGCCACGCACCATTCCACGCCTACTTTCTTCGCCTCTTCATTATTTTTTGCCTCTTCCACTGCCTTTTTGAAATCGGCCGGAAGGTCGAGATAAAAAATATCGGGTAAAATTTCAGCTTGCCTTTTCGTCGATAAAACTTTCAAGCCCGGAATGATAGGGACATGAATGCCATTTGCTCGACAAGCCTTTACAAAATCGAAGTATTTTTGATTGTCGAAAAACATTTGAGTCACCAAATAATCTACTCCCGCATCAACCTTCTTTTTCAGAAACTCCATATCCGTTTCCAAACTCACCGCATTGAAATGCTTTTCAGGATATGCCCCGCCGCCAATACAAAAGTCGGGTTTGAAATTGTACTCAATCTCTTCGTGTAGAAATTTACCCGCATTCATGTCTTTTATCTGAACAATGAGATCTGAGGCATAGGCATGTCCATATTTGTTGGCCTTGAAAGTCTTGTAAGGTTTTGCCGCATCGCCTTGCAAGGCCATTACATTTTCAATCCCCAAATAATTCAAATCGATAAGCAAGTCTTCCGTCTCGTCTTTGGTAAAACCTCCGCACAAAATATGCGGTACAGGATCCACATGGAATTTGTGCATAATGGCCGAACAAATCCCCACCGTACCCGGACGCTTCCTTGTCTTGATTTCACGCTTTTCGCCATTGGGCATTTCCTGAAGGCGATACTCTTCGCGATGATACGTGACATCGATAAAAGGAGGTTTCAGTTCCATCATGGGCTCAATCCCATTCAGCAGTTCGTCGATACTGTGGCTACCTTTCGTCGGCGGAATAATCTCGATCGAAAACAGCGTTTTTCCCTTTGCTTGGGCTATGTGATCTGTAACTTTGGCCATTGCTTTCTATTATTACGCAAAAATCAAAGAATCATTTAATCTCTCCAACCTATGAGCATATTAATTGAATTTCTTTGTACATTTTGGAGAATTTATCTTTTCAAACTTAAATTTAAACAAGCTACTAGATGAAATCTCTACTTTATTCTCTGCTTCTTTTACTTTCTCCTTGGGCTCTATCTGCCCAGAATATACAACAGTACGTGGGTAAATATGCGGTTGAAAATGCCCCTTTCAGCACGGTGAAGATCTTCCAAAACGAAGACAAGCTCATCGGTGAAGC
Encoded proteins:
- a CDS encoding YqaE/Pmp3 family membrane protein, with translation MLLIAVLVPWLSFFLRGKFLSGFLCLFLQITILGWIPAAIWAVASRVDGKNETRYRRMRRMHRRHRYA
- a CDS encoding methylenetetrahydrofolate reductase, translating into MAKVTDHIAQAKGKTLFSIEIIPPTKGSHSIDELLNGIEPMMELKPPFIDVTYHREEYRLQEMPNGEKREIKTRKRPGTVGICSAIMHKFHVDPVPHILCGGFTKDETEDLLIDLNYLGIENVMALQGDAAKPYKTFKANKYGHAYASDLIVQIKDMNAGKFLHEEIEYNFKPDFCIGGGAYPEKHFNAVSLETDMEFLKKKVDAGVDYLVTQMFFDNQKYFDFVKACRANGIHVPIIPGLKVLSTKRQAEILPDIFYLDLPADFKKAVEEAKNNEEAKKVGVEWCVAQCKELKEFGVPALHFYTMSKSTTTMAVAKEVF